AGATTGAGGGGTCCCATGAGGCTGGAAGACGTGCTTCATATCTGCCAATATTGCTCTCCCATGGACTTTGTATGTCTTGCTTTTCGTTAAAAGCATTTAACATTTCATAACATTTGTTAGATCCCATGCCAAACATGGCCAATCTTTCCCAATATCTTACACATTTTGCACATTATCTTGTGTATGATGTTGCGTCGGTGTATGTATGCCTTATACAGCAACCTGTATGGCATAACAATCGAATCACATAGTTTTGTTGTGTATCAACAGATAATCTTACAAATTAGCACATTAACTTCGTTGGATTCTTGGACAGATGATGAAGTGGTTCCTTACAAATATGGGGAGAGGTCCTATCATACATTAAGCCAAGCTGGATTTCGAAATCTAGAATTTAAATCTTATGACGGGTATGTAAAACTTTCTTCTTCTCACTCATATTCAGTTATCTTAGCAACAACTTACCATTTTAGTTTTATCGCTGTTTAGGATCGGTCATTATACCGTGCCTAAGGAGATGGATGAGGTCAGCAATTGGTTACATACGAGGTTGGGACTTTAGGATTCAAACTGCGAACATGGCACAAGAAAAGTTGATGAGAAGCAATAAACAAGGGACAGACAAATTGGCTTGCAGAGTGATAGAAGTTGATATCAATCCATTACAGTTTTGACTCTTTAAATAAAGTTTTTGAGTTGTTGATCTTTATTTCATCCTGTATACCACTAACATATGATTTGGTTGGCTATTTTGTTGGTGATAGTGGGTTGTTTCTGTAATCAATCTATATGGTTTTCGTCATATTTTAatggatgtatatgtatacctTCTTTCTTTCCTAACATGTAGACACAACATTTTCTGCAGCATATAAAAGCAACACGCACTGAAAAATGGGAGAGTAATAGTAGGACAACTGCTAAGCAACCATAAATGATATGACTAAACTGGGAAAAGAGTTCCAAACCAATGTCCAACAATATCTAACAGAGTTCGACCTAAGTTCAAACATATCTTATGTTAACGAATCTACATTGGCATATATCAAACTTCGTCATCTGTACGTGTTATTCGGAAGATGAACACGTAAAATATTACGACTGAAACATTGAATTAAGTCGAACATGTTGAAGCTATGGTATGCAAGAATTTATTTGTGCAAGCCTTGGAAGGAATAATAATAGAAAACGTGTGGCTCGGATTCATGCCAAGAAAGCATGCAATGCCTTCAATACTGTCTAGCAACCACCATTAGTGCTTTGTACTACTTAACActaaaaacttcaaaaaaactatacatgcatgcaaataaataattgcaaaattaatCCCCAAATAACAAACTCATAGCAGCTTCAATAAGTTGGGATATCGAAACTGGGAACACTTGAACCACTGACCATGAGAATAAAGCAGTGTACAATAGTTCGAAATTCGGGAGGAAACAAACGGCCCTAAAGTATAGTTTGCTCCCAATATTTAAAGCATTCACGGTATATAAAAGTAAATGTTATAAAAAGTAAAACATATTATAACTGAACGAAAACCAAATTATACAGACGCAAAAGAAACTATGCCCTCGAAATTGGAAAACAATTAAAAGGGAGAAAGCTTCctctcaaataaaaaatatatatccaaaTGAAACGACTGAACAATGCAAGAAAGCGACAATAAATGTAACAACAATGTCCATATCAATAACCAAACTACTCCTTCTGTGCAGCATCGCGGTTCAAGCCTAACGTATTTTTCACCGCATTCGTCGTCCCCTTCGCCATCTCCTTCACCTGATCACCGGTGTTTTGGAGAAATCCACCGGTTTTCTCCTTGCCAGCTTCGGCTGTTTCCTTCCCGGATTCCGCCGCTCCAGAAGCATTATCCTTGGTGGCATGAGTTGCCCCGCAGGTCTTCTCCTTGGCAGCACCAGTAGTTTCTGCAGTCTTCTCCTTGGTGGCCTGGCCTGCGCCGACAACCTTGTCCTTGGCGGCCTGAGAAGTTTCCCACGTCTTGTCCTTGGTTGCTTGACCTGCACCAAAAACCTTGTCCTTGGCTGCTTGAGCCGTTTCGGTAACCTTCTCTTTGGCAGCGGTGAAGAAGTTTCCAGTGTTCTCTTTGGATCCATTAGTCTTGTCCTTCACAGTGTCGACTCCATGTCCAATCTTCTCCTGTAACATACATTCACATGTTGAAGCTTACTATAACCTGAAACTTGTAACTCTAAACGTACGTCGCAAGCCAAATAGGTTTAAAACTAGTAAATAAACAACCATGAATAATTATTACACCAAACTATATATCATATTCCTTGCATTGTCAATTCTTGACCGGATAAAACTCAAATAATCAAGCTAAAAATACACAAAACGTTCGTAGATAAGAATTAGATTCCGAGTTTTAGATTATCAGAACCTGAGCTTGGCCCTTGGCTTCACCAGCGTTGTAGTTGATCTGATCGTGGGATGCCATGTTCGTCTTTCGGGgaagaaattaaagatttttcagCAACTTTTTGGATGGTCTCGTAGGTGATTGGCGATGGGTTAATATAGAGTTTGGGGGGATGTTGGGGGGCATGCCAAGTGTACGATTCTCTTAGGACGCGTGTAGGGGTTACGTGCCATGTAGCATTAGgctagttaaatttttttattttattttctgagtTTCGATAGGTTAATTTTTGTTTGTATAGGGCCACGTATACATCtcgtaattaattaaattgaaccctttattgtattttattatttaaattttttgtgagaTTCTTGTGGATGATGCTTAGCTGTATATCTTCCGATATTAAGtactaaaataattaattaatacattttatatcaattgtttcttttttttacgGTCAAGAAAGTCATGCATGAAAgcgtttttttcttcttctcaaGACCATGAAACTTATAATCGTtagttttttataaattttttgggCTAACATATTAATTTGCAAATAAcgttaataaaataaatcacaccgtgcaaataaatcttttataatTAAGTATTGCCCACCTACTTTAAAGGTTTACATATTTAGGACTTTAAAACTTTGTGATTAATTTAGGTAATTGATTAATGTTAGaacgttttttttattattatataatgtattttaaattaaaaaaaaaccaaatggTATCAACTAATGCCATGTGGTATAGTTGTGCATCCGTAGCATAtatgtgagaacccgaaattTTCGAATACAATCAAAGGGATAAGACAAATTCATTATGCATGAAATGTCCCTTGATATACCAaagtgactcttggtgtgcaagGATGAATTTATTATGAAAGAGATGACCCTTGATAGACCAAAGTGACTCTTGATGTGCATGGATGAATGAATGAACACAATTAATACTTGCTTGGAATGCAAGGGGTTGGCCATGAGGAAGTTCAAAGGGCAAAATCTCACCTATAAATAAACCATTGTATGTTGAAGAGACCACACCTAAAATCATCACAAAAATTCATCCCTCTCCTCTACTCTCCATTTTGACGTCTAAGGCAAGAAGAAAAAGGGGGAAGGCTTCGTGCAGTCCGAGTGATCAGAAGATACGTCGAAATGCTGCTGGATTTTCTTCATAAATCTAGGCAAAATACTGCAAGGTTTCGGTCACCGTCTGACCGAAATTCAACGGGAGTTGTACTTCAGGACTTGGCAATTTCGAAAACTACACCTTCGAATTCGGTAAGTAGGTTTTTGCTATGTATTTctttctaatttaaaatttgtataagtatgacatgcttgtatgtgtgtcaaatcattttcgaaaaatgctatattatgtattataaaatctcgatcgatgtaCGATATGTTCTTTTGGTCTCGACGTTCTTTGAATCTGCTGATTCCTCTCATAATTCTGATAAGTACTGTTTGATGAATCTGATTTTGTAatacactgttatgattcgagtTGGATAGGGAACGACGATTGTAAATTCTGttatggcccccatcagtgggtataaaactgtgttatggccccatcagtgggtataaaactgtgttttggcctcaccccttagaggactaacatatgtgggacaatttgaccatggatgacgagatgaataacagtgttCCGTTTGTTCTGATCTAATCTGTTCTGAATTGTTCTGATAAGTTATGTTTCACCCTTCGAGTCTGATTCGGTTAATGTTTGATatgataagttttgaaagtctcttaaaagatgttttaaaattatctttatatGTATTTGTGGTAATCGTTCGGCCCCTACttactgagtgtttcccaaagcactcaccccttacatcactccccagataaaaatgaagaacaatggAGCGAGGAGGAACATGAGacgttctggggctggtgatcgCACCAAAAGATCTAGACTCAAGACTTTGTATTTATTTCGCTTCCGCAATcttgatgtatttttattctattgtcaaagtaaagacaatgttttatttatgaaaaagactggtttttggcatttcgatacgaggcttaattgttttcaagtaactgttaaacaatgtcggatgtcaccgacgcctcggtctcggggcgtgacaatatAAAAGTCAAATATTACGCCTCAAGATGATCTTTTAGATAGAGATCATCGTCCGTAACGGGATAGCTATATCATTTGCAAAACTGCAAGTTAATGTGACAGATGGAAGAGGACAGAAAGTGATAGTCGATATTATGAATTAATGTAGAGAAAGAGCAATTGgtctgttaattttttttaatcttataaGTCACCGTTTGATTCGTGTGATATGGTaaataaatgatatataataagagtgattataaaataaaaagtaaggATAAATTACacattatgataaattatatgatgtttGACATGATCATTTTAACTTgcttgattatttttgttaattatttactaaaatgcatcatcttatattaattagcaatatattcttaaaatgattgactaaacaaataaaatttctagaattaattgatttaaaaaatataagtaaaattaaaaaattatattaattattaatttttcattaatttcaatttctgaaaaatactaaaaaatcgattattgttatagaaaataattaaaatttgataataacataaatattcatttattgtgataattgaaatattaatacaaatttgaatattaaataatgattaataacaattataatattacggttaaaaatgatataataataaaaatatgatcaataataattaaattatttataatattagtcaaagtaaaaattatatttaaatattattaaattttttgaatttataattattttaaacttaaggatattaaaaaaatttaaattaatcaaatatcATCTCTTCTCCTCCAAATGATTATATAACCAACAACAAGAGGATAACAATGCATACAGTGCGGGCTGAACGGGCCTATCACAATTTTAATCATGCACACCAAACACATGATAAGTGAAGgattaaaaatcaatcattCCTTATCATGCACACCAAATAATGTCTAAGAGATCTATATTTATTCATAtaacaataaattatattattttatttttaatataatcttTTTGGAACATATTTGTTTGGTCGAGTAATTTACTATCGTCAGAAATATCATTGTAAACATGATACTATATATCGCTGAAGGAAATTTTTTTGTGGacaagaataaattcaagattgAGAGGGTTGACACCCCCAATACAcgtataaaataaaatgcatgttaCAAAATTAAGGTCCGTAtaacaattaattttatttaaaacatattGGTTTAAATTGGTTAACTAATAGTTTAAAAGTAAAAACCGAAATTAAACTGATTTAACCGATATACATATGAAATGAAAATTGATTTTCCAAATTAATCTAATCGAAATTCAGTTCGATTGATTAATTTAGTTTAATCGAATTTTTGTCCACCCCTATTGCCACCATTGTTGCCATGtgtagattaaaaaaaaagtttaaaagaaagaaagaacgAGATCTTGCAATGCCTAAAATCGAAACATGTCAATTTACgagattttttttacaatttctaTTATTGTCACACGTACACAAATTATTAAACATTAATAGCAACTTATTTGGTCAGAATGGTTACAAATCTAATTTACACTAAGAGAAAAATCTAAATTTAGAGCAAATATATAATTAGGATTTAGGTTTCTATCATAATTTAGTTTTTTCTCTAATGAATTGGTATTTTTTTTCTGCAttttagttcttttttttttttttaccaaaatgtTAACTTGACCAAGACATTAATTACTGATATTTTCAGCCGAAATTTGAGAAATTTCTAAATGTGACTAAATAAGAAAATGTAACTAAATTGTGTATATTTATGATGTTTTTTTTAGTAAttcataattataaattttataatttttttctctttacaCAAATAATTATGATCGTATATTTACGTCaaagttaattaaaaaaaattatgtcaaagatgtaaaaaaaaaaagaagaaagaaacgtcattattatttattttacctcttaatttatccattttctttatattatatatacaaattGTTGGTACTATAAAACCATAATATATAACTGGAATTGTTATTCTTGGTGGTGTGTTCCTCTTTCGCTTTCTTTCATTTCTGATTTAATTGCATCAGTTTCATATAATAAAgttctttaaaaattaaaaattcaaaagttcTCCACCCATtaagaaaaatagaaataacATTAAAGTGAATGAAACCAAATTCCAGAGTACAAAGACACAACAAACTAAAGAAACCCAGCCCTCAAACTTGGCACGACAAATTCAAGGAGGGAGGCTTCCTCTTACACAAGAAGGAAAGTTCAACACAAATGCAACAACATTAACGGACAAATCTGTTCAGTGCTGAGCATCACCGCCCGAAACCTTGTCCTTGGTTGCTTGAGTAGTCTCAGCAGCCTTGTCCTTGGTGGCTTGACCAGCGCCGGTAACCTTGTCCTTGGTGACTTGCGCAGCCTCGGTAACCTTGTCCTTGGCGGTGGTGAAGAAGTTGCCAGTGTTATCTTTGCCTCCCTCAACGTTGCCCTTCACAGCATCCACTCCATGTCCTATCTTCTCCTGCAATGTACACATATGTTGAGCAACTCCAAAATGACATATAAGGATCGAACTTTAATTTcccttttaaaaacaaaaaccaaacaCGACTCGTGGGACTTGATAGATTACTTACCAGCTAACCAAAACCTCCAGCAGAGTACAATGGCTTTTTCGCCACGACGTAGAAAAGAAAAatcagttttattttgtttcatgaTACTCAAAATTTgtgtaaatatattatttgtccATGACTTGTGGGTATCATGCGCGTCCCGGATAGGTTAAAACTTGAGTGAGATTATAACAAGCAGAGCACAATTACTTTCTTTCTACTGTATAGAAAAGATAAACCAGTCCTATTAAGTTTTATGGCACTCAAAATGCTAATTTCTACGTTACTTGTGAATGTTCTACTCCTACAGAGGATCGAGCTTGAGTGAATTAGATCATATACGTTCTACTTATGAGACTAAAGTGATTCAGGGAAAGAAATTAAAGAACCTGAGCTTGGCCCTTGGTTTCACCAGCTTTGTAGTTGACTTGATCGTTGGATGCCATTTTCTTTGCTGAGTTTCTTCTTCTAACGATACGAGAACGGGTGTAAAGTGAAAAATTGTAGAGTACTCGAAGTTTGCTCTTCTGGATGATGACCTAATGTGGTGGCCAAGGGTTAATATAGAGGTTGGGGGAGTTAGGGAGACGCCGAGTGTCTAATATTTTCTCGACGCGTGTAATGTAAGGGCTACGTGCCATTCAATATTAGGCtcgttaaattttttaattcctatttgtttattttatgaatagtCATCGAGTTTATTTTGTTCGTATATGGCCACGTATAATGAAGACTGCGTGACTGtttaaagttatatttttttatttttgatgagATTCTTGTGTGTGGATATGTTAAAAGATAATATTCATTGGTGTACTTTTTTTTCGGACTGtagtgaaatttaaatttttttatattaatgttcAAAATTAGATTTGGCTATTGTGTGATTCTAAATTTTATACATAGGACGTTTATTGCATTTATCTTTAGTTTTTAATTATTGACTCTAAATATCCCCTTTTTTTGGCGATAATAGCTATTGTTATAAATATCTTCAAACGATCTACTAGATCAATCATATTTCTTTAATCGTTTGATCAAGTTCACGATTGAAATCAATGATTTTTGTCTAGATTACAATAGAGATCTAGACAAAATTTGTGTTGAGAATCAATCGGAGGAAACTGGGAGATTCCAACAACGTTGCGCCGGCGATGCAATGAAGCTGCTGTGGCGCACAATGGTGCTTGTGGAGGAGATCGGCCGTGAGCCCTGTCAAACAAGAAAGAGGCGCGCTTTCTTTGTAATAATTGATATATTGAGGATtgaatatgaatttaataacgatgtgatgtatctttaaGTGATCATAATTAGATCGTGTATATGCAAATAGGGAAACACTTTTATCTAAATAACAACTCATAATCTGACTAGATATTTCTTGCGTTATTAACTCATCGGATCACATATGATCTTCATACACGCAGGTGAGCAGTGAATCTCTGACTACAAAGTTTTGGCTCCTacgtatataaaaaaaacacacaatcTCGTAACCCGATGACCCTCACAGAGTACGTTAATGAGTCAAAGTGCAACACTAGTTCGTAGAGTCTCTATGTTATCCCAGGTCAAATGACTAATAATATACAACTATAACTGCAGAATAATATACTCAATAAGTGATAATCTTTGATAAAGTCCAATAGAATATTGTTCAGTGACTTATCACATGAGTATTCATCTGCATGATAGGACTTCTCTATATccataccaatgaaacatgacgttaacaccacagatgctagtctccaGTTCAAACgacttttatctttattttaggcaATTGAATTAACTTTAAACAAGTTTAGAATATGCAATACATATCAAGTGAATTTCATGATCGACGTGACTTGTAGATCTCATCGAACTATAGCATCTTCAAAAATTTTATCATTTATAGTTTGCGtatgtatacagataaagtaaatgttataatttgataaaatcataaaatattattaaaataaatattgttttacatgagaatcaataaaatttaagtTACAAGTTGACTCGTTGGACACATATTTTACCAATGCTCTTTGTTTATTTTGCATGTGGATGATCTAAAATTGTATGATCAGAAagagaaaatataaaattttttttatttcaatgcTATAAGTGAAATattcaatataatataattaaataaataaaagaatacgtgattgaaaatattataaaaaaactaGAACacgaaattaattattatacacatatttttataagATTGACATGGTTTAGACTGTTGAAACTTAATTTAcgtcatcaaatttaaattgatgttaaattttttaatatatatcataatttaaattCGAAAAATCCAGTCACATCAATTATATTAGGCACATCAACCAATTGCATGTGGCACATTTCTTAAGGCATCCGTGATCCGTAATACAGAAGGTATAAAATTTTTGCCACGCCACAGCTtgtcatattttaaaacaattcaatattAAATACATGTCCTTTGAATTTTATGAACAATAaagattattatattttacatcattaagtttatatttatcttatattattaagatgcatgttaaatgtgagataaatattaatatggaagaagtgtatataatattagaaaatattagatttatatgttaatttttCGTAAAAATCATAGACAAACGcatgtaatatttaaatataattgatttttttaatatttaattaacccataaataatttttcataaattgatagggaaaataaaattgtacgctttcataaaaatcacaaaaatccTTGGTATTAAATTAATAAGTTTGTACTTCTACTCCCGCGTGTTTGAAAAAATCAATCACATTTAAAcattgtgttttaattaaaactcaAGCACATTTATGATATTTACAAAAGGATTTATGCCCATTTTTAAAACTACAAAGTTTTAATAAGAGTTGTATAGTATATAGGGTTGTAAACTAACAAAACCGTTCGCGATCTATTAAGAGCTCGGCTTGATAAAAAGTTCGTTTGAGTTcatttgttaatcatatcaagcaaagctcgagctcgataatttgatcaaaccaagctcaagtcTAAGAATATTCGACTGGTGAGCTAGCAAACATGTTCGTCAAGCTCGACTTGTTTAGATGGC
This sequence is a window from Primulina huaijiensis isolate GDHJ02 chromosome 13, ASM1229523v2, whole genome shotgun sequence. Protein-coding genes within it:
- the LOC140991026 gene encoding uncharacterized protein, which codes for MASHDQINYNAGEAKGQAQEKIGHGVDTVKDKTNGSKENTGNFFTAAKEKVTETAQAAKDKVFGAGQATKDKTWETSQAAKDKVVGAGQATKEKTAETTGAAKEKTCGATHATKDNASGAAESGKETAEAGKEKTGGFLQNTGDQVKEMAKGTTNAVKNTLGLNRDAAQKE